In Stigmatopora argus isolate UIUO_Sarg chromosome 10, RoL_Sarg_1.0, whole genome shotgun sequence, the following proteins share a genomic window:
- the abhd15a gene encoding protein ABHD15 gives MLEWVVVVCVVFLLAIIRSGLKVSSTEKVTKSPQLKDHILAERGRRVALICKASALANYLLKNCSTFTKYSPRVGWSWRANAVFQSVYEACWCYGCPVHFVRDILQLSDDGLVALDWVYPAHQKRRRTSSHSTSPVLLIIPNSFGKITRNVLQLCQTALSHGYLPAVFNRRSHNGTPLTTIKLQQFGDPADLREAVRYIRYRQPASKLYAVSESTGSGLLLSYLGECGSSSYVTAAVCLSPIFRCQSWFENGLCWSLQWPLLLYQKISLSRYRTVLSSTIRMDTLFSTRSLRSLEEVLFCQSEQVGCASAAASVTSSSTAASWEAYWERNEALRDVDEVAIPVLSVCAQDDPIRGNAESTVPWELFESNPHFFLLLTDRGGHCGFSTYRDGNSTGPTNPATAPNSATIIRRANWSHRALLEFFRATTDFFASEERTKHLAAKRRGLGGGAGGRVFRHRSVSTCKRVPMCSHNIHAIYNWQRSYTR, from the exons ATGCTGGAATGGGTGGTGGTCGTATGCGTTGTGTTTTTACTGGCAATAATCCGCTCCGGCTTGAAAGTTTCTAGCACGGAGAAGGTGACGAAGAGTCCGCAGCTGAAAGACCACATCCTCGCCGAGCGAGGACGAAGAGTGGCGCTCATCTGCAAAGCTTCTGCCCTCGCGAACTACCTCTTAAAGAACTGCAGTACCTTCACCAAGTACTCGCCGCGGGTCGGATGGTCGTGGCGTGCAAACGCCGTCTTCCAGAGCGTGTACGAGGCGTGCTGGTGCTACGGTTGCCCGGTCCACTTTGTGCGGGACATCCTGCAGTTGAGCGATGATGGACTAGTGGCTTTGGACTGGGTTTATCCAGCCCATCAAAAGAGACGCAGGACTTCCAGTCACTCCACCAGCCCGGTTCTACTTATCATCCCTAATTCGTTTGGCAAGATCACCAGAAATGTACTGCAG TTGTGTCAAACAGCACTTTCCCATGGATACCTCCCTGCGGTTTTCAACCGCCGCAGCCACAATGGCACCCCACTCACCACGATCAAACTGCAGCAGTTTGGAGACCCCGCAGACCTGAGAGAGGCTGTACGCTACATCCGCTACCGGCAGCCTGCGAGCAAACTTTATGCAGTGAGCGAGAGCACAGGTTCCGGTCTCCTCCTCTCTTATTTGGGGGAGTGCGGCTCGTCCAGCTATGTGACGGCGGCTGTCTGCCTGTCGCCTATCTTTCGCTGCCAGAGTTGGTTTGAGAATGGCCTCTGTTGGTCTTTGCAGTGGCCATTGTTACTCTACCAGAAAATATCCCTCAGCAG ATACAGGACGGTGTTGAGCTCTACCATACGCATGGACACCCTATTTTCAACCCGTTCCCTACGCAGCCTAGAAGAAGTTCTATTCTGTCAAAGTGAGCAGGTTGGCTGTGCATCGGCAGCAGCAAGTGTGACAAGCAGCAGCACTGCTGCTTCTTGGGAAGCTTACTGGGAACGCAATGAAGCCTTAAGAGATGTGGATGAAGTGGCCATTCCAGTCCTGAGTGTATGCGCCCAGGATGACCCCATCCGCGGAAATGCCGAATCCACGGTACCCTGGGAACTCTTCGAAAGCAACCCGCATTTTTTCCTACTTCTAACAGACCGAGGCGGCCATTGTGGTTTCTCCACATACCGCGACGGAAACTCTACCGGGCCAACTAACCCAGCGACTGCACCGAACAGCGCGACGATAATTCGCCGGGCCAACTGGAGCCACCGAGCTCTTTTGGAATTTTTCAGGGCAACCACAGACTTCTTTGCGTCAGAGGAGAGAACAAAACACCTTGCTGCAAAAAGGAGGGGACTGGGGGGAGGCGCAGGAGGGAGGGTCTTCCGACACCGTAGTGTCAGTACGTGTAAACGAGTGCCAATGTGCTCTCATAATATCCACGCTATTTACAACTGGCAAAGATCTTATACACGGTGA